One Methanoculleus sp. 7T genomic window carries:
- a CDS encoding SRPBCC domain-containing protein yields MTPSLPAPYRILVREVRTETVIDVPPAVVWQVLTDFASYPEWNPFIRSVEGKPWVGTRLSVEIRPPGRKSISFRPMVLRVSKDRELRWIGRVLIAGIFDGEHRFTITSEGGGSRFVQAEVFTGLLVPVVELTGILRTTRLGFLLMNRALKERAERFAAGKPS; encoded by the coding sequence ATGACGCCCTCCCTGCCGGCACCCTATAGGATTCTGGTCCGGGAAGTCCGGACCGAGACCGTCATCGACGTCCCGCCCGCCGTCGTCTGGCAGGTGCTGACCGACTTCGCGTCCTACCCCGAGTGGAACCCGTTCATCCGTTCGGTCGAGGGGAAACCTTGGGTAGGGACGCGCCTCTCGGTGGAGATCCGGCCTCCGGGACGAAAGAGCATCTCATTTCGGCCGATGGTCCTCCGGGTTTCGAAGGACCGCGAGCTCCGGTGGATCGGCCGGGTCTTGATCGCCGGCATCTTCGACGGCGAGCACCGGTTCACCATCACCTCCGAGGGCGGAGGCTCCCGGTTCGTCCAAGCCGAGGTATTCACCGGGCTGCTGGTGCCCGTCGTCGAGCTGACCGGCATTCTCAGGACGACCCGCCTCGGCTTCCTCCTCATGAACCGGGCGCTCAAAGAGCGGGCGGAGCGGTTCGCCGCCGGGAAACCTTCTTAA
- a CDS encoding MBL fold metallo-hydrolase, with protein MRLTVLVDNAALTDRYFLAEPGLSIYIEDGGTRVLFDAGYSGVLIANARKMGIDLLRVEDVVLSHGHLDHTWGLDALVRLHTEAIFEGRERVEPTFIAHPDAFLTRSRDGAGEIGCHLSVEELFRHGKVLLTAAPLWLTENLVFLGEIERRFEFEPAPSGGYIYTPDGIRDDTVADDTALACKTPEGLVVITGCSHAGICSIVEQAREVCGEDRVADVIGGFHLLDPPQEQMQGILDYFAEVRPAALHPCHCTGLAAKIALSKVADVRETGVGLHLEYG; from the coding sequence ATGAGGCTGACGGTCCTTGTGGACAACGCCGCCCTCACCGACCGCTACTTCCTTGCAGAACCAGGGCTCTCGATCTACATCGAGGACGGCGGGACCCGCGTCCTCTTTGATGCCGGGTACTCGGGCGTCCTCATCGCCAACGCCCGGAAGATGGGGATCGACCTCCTCCGTGTCGAGGACGTCGTTCTTTCGCACGGTCATCTCGACCACACTTGGGGTCTCGACGCCCTCGTCCGGCTCCATACCGAGGCGATCTTCGAAGGCCGCGAGAGGGTCGAGCCGACGTTCATCGCCCATCCCGACGCCTTCCTCACCCGGAGCCGCGACGGCGCCGGAGAGATCGGGTGTCACCTCTCGGTCGAGGAACTCTTCCGGCACGGGAAGGTCCTCCTCACCGCCGCACCCCTCTGGCTGACCGAGAACTTGGTCTTCCTCGGCGAGATCGAGCGGCGGTTCGAGTTTGAGCCGGCGCCTTCGGGTGGCTACATCTACACCCCCGACGGTATCAGGGACGATACCGTCGCCGACGACACCGCACTCGCCTGCAAAACCCCCGAGGGGCTTGTCGTCATAACCGGGTGCTCCCACGCCGGCATCTGCTCGATCGTCGAGCAGGCGCGCGAAGTCTGCGGCGAAGACCGGGTCGCCGACGTCATCGGCGGGTTCCACCTTCTTGACCCGCCGCAGGAGCAGATGCAGGGGATCCTCGACTATTTTGCGGAGGTGCGGCCGGCGGCCCTCCACCCCTGCCACTGCACCGGTCTTGCGGCAAAGATCGCGCTCTCGAAGGTCGCAGACGTCCGGGAGACGGGCGTCGGGCTGCACCTCGAGTACGGTTGA
- a CDS encoding M1 family metallopeptidase: MTGKEGGAERLFRYYPKDFGALAVKVVHMDLTFDVYDGHTRVVSALTAETLDAPLASLSLNARDLDILSVACEGYTVADTYDREAAALTVTFDPPVPPRTRFTLNTETICRPSSHILEGLYYDGTCPMGPPIQITQCQQWGFQRLVPCLDDMTAKCTYTTAIVADDGYTNLISNGDPAGPRYYLGLGRSVQEYRNTTTPMAPYLFFLGVGCYDTYRREFEYPDGRTFSLELLAKPGSDAEAAERALDVLADAVMWVHLFTGPERYRDEGTRRELWRLTRVRDEAKRSGDRTALEESRKALAGLVATITPGYAYTGSVYREIAMQNSDFGGMENVGNTTIAANRLMPYPEATDPAFEYMVRVKVHEYYHNENGSEVTGRSPFEIWLNEAVTVHIENQHHAFFFGEAYSRLQTVLDLLDPDAGTLVLDRGAGSMPIEPNGFNDPNDLITGVTYVKAPEFVRMIETLIGKETFVEGLALYHDRFRHANASTGDWIRCMEEVSGEDFSGMAAVWLKEKEYPVLTVTPAYDSTARRFTLTYRQSRSPGGRLWEFPFRFALVDADGREIADRTIRIADEEGEVALDGVDRPAFLSLNRGYSFYGRAAYRPPEDELYLQVLKDADIVGRFTAFRALADREMLRLLEDPNAAVSSRFADLCTGLLADDRLMEEAGGQFLTIFPSVDDERFAHRYRALYDAREKILAAVAARNTDTLLSVYRRAATPTHGGAGYLEDKAAAIRRRQRKNACLAILATLDTPEVHRLIAGQFREATAATDRLTAFRLLLESSAPERLEILAAFSAESAESPIAWESFLGTVAGSDCDDLVTILREIESSPAFAIEQADQQRALYGRFALNRKRSLETEEGRTYLAEILRRLTPVNEYSTVRALDAFAFIDAMEPRHRAPAVGVLADLLSSIDPGAHPAVYNNARRFLLGAPEAVRAYETEHGEIPALRGLAP, encoded by the coding sequence TTGACCGGGAAAGAAGGAGGGGCGGAGAGGCTCTTTCGCTACTACCCGAAGGATTTCGGGGCGCTCGCCGTGAAGGTCGTCCACATGGACCTGACCTTCGACGTCTACGACGGCCACACCCGGGTCGTCTCTGCCCTCACCGCCGAGACCCTCGATGCGCCGCTCGCATCCCTCTCCCTAAACGCCCGCGACCTGGATATCCTCAGCGTCGCCTGTGAAGGATACACCGTCGCCGACACCTACGACCGCGAGGCCGCGGCCCTCACCGTCACCTTCGACCCGCCCGTCCCGCCCCGGACCCGGTTCACCCTCAACACCGAGACGATCTGCCGCCCGAGCAGCCATATCCTCGAAGGCCTCTACTACGACGGGACATGCCCCATGGGGCCGCCCATCCAGATCACCCAGTGCCAGCAGTGGGGGTTCCAGCGGCTGGTCCCCTGTCTCGACGACATGACCGCGAAGTGCACCTACACGACGGCGATCGTCGCGGACGACGGGTATACGAACCTCATATCGAACGGCGACCCCGCGGGGCCGCGCTACTACCTCGGGCTCGGCCGTTCCGTCCAGGAGTATCGGAACACCACGACCCCGATGGCTCCCTACCTCTTCTTCCTCGGGGTAGGATGCTACGACACCTACCGGCGGGAGTTCGAGTACCCCGACGGGCGGACGTTCTCCCTTGAACTCCTCGCAAAACCCGGTTCCGACGCTGAGGCAGCGGAGCGTGCCCTCGACGTACTCGCGGATGCGGTGATGTGGGTCCACCTCTTCACCGGTCCGGAGCGGTACCGGGACGAGGGGACCAGACGGGAGTTGTGGCGGCTGACGCGGGTTCGAGACGAGGCGAAGCGCTCGGGGGACCGGACGGCCCTCGAAGAGTCCAGAAAAGCGCTTGCGGGGCTTGTTGCAACCATCACGCCGGGTTACGCCTACACGGGATCGGTCTACCGGGAGATCGCCATGCAAAACTCCGATTTCGGCGGTATGGAGAACGTCGGGAACACGACGATCGCCGCAAACCGGCTCATGCCCTATCCGGAGGCGACCGACCCGGCCTTTGAGTACATGGTCAGGGTGAAGGTCCACGAGTATTACCATAACGAAAACGGCTCCGAGGTGACGGGGAGAAGCCCGTTTGAGATCTGGCTCAACGAAGCGGTGACGGTCCACATCGAGAATCAGCACCACGCCTTCTTCTTCGGCGAGGCCTACTCCCGCCTCCAGACCGTGCTCGACCTCCTCGACCCCGATGCCGGCACGCTCGTCCTCGACCGGGGCGCGGGCTCGATGCCGATCGAGCCGAACGGCTTCAACGACCCAAACGACCTGATCACGGGCGTCACCTATGTGAAAGCCCCCGAGTTCGTCAGGATGATCGAGACCCTGATAGGGAAAGAGACGTTTGTCGAGGGGCTCGCCCTCTACCACGACCGGTTCCGGCACGCCAACGCCTCCACGGGCGACTGGATACGCTGCATGGAAGAGGTCTCGGGAGAGGACTTCTCCGGGATGGCGGCGGTGTGGCTGAAAGAGAAGGAGTACCCGGTCCTCACCGTGACCCCCGCCTACGATTCAACGGCCCGGCGGTTCACCCTCACCTACCGCCAGAGCCGCTCGCCCGGCGGCCGCCTCTGGGAGTTCCCGTTCCGGTTCGCGCTCGTCGACGCCGACGGCCGGGAGATCGCAGACCGGACCATCCGTATCGCCGATGAAGAAGGGGAGGTCGCCCTCGACGGCGTCGACCGCCCGGCGTTCCTCTCGCTCAACCGCGGCTACTCCTTCTACGGGAGGGCGGCCTATCGGCCGCCGGAAGACGAACTCTACCTCCAGGTCCTGAAGGATGCCGACATCGTCGGCCGTTTCACCGCGTTTCGCGCACTCGCCGACCGGGAGATGCTCCGCCTCCTCGAGGACCCGAATGCGGCAGTCTCAAGCCGGTTTGCCGACCTCTGCACCGGCCTCCTCGCCGACGACCGCCTCATGGAAGAGGCGGGCGGGCAGTTCCTGACCATCTTCCCGTCGGTGGACGACGAACGGTTCGCCCACCGTTACCGCGCCCTCTATGATGCGAGAGAGAAGATCCTTGCCGCCGTCGCCGCACGGAACACGGATACCCTCCTCTCGGTCTACCGGCGGGCGGCGACACCCACCCACGGCGGGGCCGGGTATCTGGAAGACAAGGCCGCGGCGATCCGGCGGCGGCAGAGGAAGAACGCGTGCCTCGCGATCCTCGCCACGCTGGACACCCCGGAGGTCCACCGTTTGATCGCCGGGCAGTTTCGGGAGGCGACGGCCGCAACCGACCGCCTCACCGCCTTCAGGCTGCTCCTCGAGAGCAGCGCTCCGGAGCGCCTGGAGATCCTTGCGGCATTCTCCGCCGAGTCGGCCGAGAGCCCAATCGCGTGGGAGTCGTTCCTCGGCACGGTTGCCGGGAGCGACTGCGACGACCTCGTGACGATCCTCCGCGAGATCGAGTCTTCCCCCGCCTTCGCGATCGAGCAGGCCGATCAGCAGCGGGCGCTCTACGGGCGGTTCGCGCTGAATAGGAAACGGTCGCTTGAGACTGAAGAGGGGCGGACTTACCTCGCGGAGATCCTCCGGCGGCTCACCCCGGTCAACGAGTACAGCACCGTCCGGGCTCTCGATGCGTTTGCATTCATCGACGCGATGGAGCCCCGCCACCGGGCGCCGGCGGTAGGCGTGCTCGCGGACCTCCTCTCCTCCATCGACCCGGGCGCGCACCCGGCCGTCTACAACAACGCCCGCCGATTCCTCCTCGGCGCCCCGGAGGCAGTCCGGGCCTATGAGACGGAGCACGGCGAGATCCCGGCGCTCCGGGGACTCGCGCCCTGA
- a CDS encoding HEAT repeat domain-containing protein, producing the protein MERSVKRLMEDREKRREENIKKYIEQLAHESTPYRLRAAEALGGCADARAVEPLIAALHDPENEVRWVAAQALGKLHDARAVEPLLPLLTNADRWARRGAAWSLGEIGDPRAVEPLLPLLTDKKKDVRAAAADALGKLHDPRAAGPLAGALEDEEEPEVRTAIRRALREITGEAGF; encoded by the coding sequence ATGGAACGCTCGGTAAAGCGCCTCATGGAAGACAGGGAGAAGCGGCGGGAGGAGAACATCAAGAAATACATCGAGCAGCTTGCGCACGAGAGCACCCCCTACCGGCTGCGGGCCGCCGAGGCTCTGGGCGGGTGCGCCGATGCGCGGGCGGTCGAACCCCTGATCGCCGCCCTGCACGACCCGGAGAACGAGGTCCGTTGGGTCGCGGCGCAGGCGCTCGGAAAACTCCATGACGCCCGGGCGGTCGAACCCCTCCTCCCCCTCCTCACCAACGCAGACCGGTGGGCACGACGCGGCGCCGCATGGTCGCTCGGCGAGATCGGCGACCCTCGCGCGGTCGAACCCCTCCTCCCCCTCCTTACGGACAAGAAGAAAGACGTCAGGGCGGCCGCCGCAGATGCGCTCGGCAAACTCCACGATCCGCGGGCGGCCGGCCCCCTCGCCGGTGCGCTCGAAGACGAGGAAGAGCCCGAGGTCCGGACAGCTATCAGGCGTGCGCTCCGGGAGATCACCGGCGAGGCGGGATTTTGA
- a CDS encoding GTP-binding protein has translation MAEGRLKIVVFGSFNAGKSSFIQALDPRSRHIEATSKESEGATTVAFDFGRLQVGDQAVYLFGTPGQERFEFVRQILSRGMDGAIIVVDATTGVDAMTRHLYGQLKALEVPLVFMANKCDRPGAEPDTIRRDMPGETVHPISAQNGENVRAALDAFVATLVAR, from the coding sequence ATGGCAGAAGGCAGGCTCAAGATTGTCGTGTTCGGTTCGTTCAACGCAGGCAAGTCCAGTTTCATTCAAGCACTCGACCCCCGGAGCCGCCATATTGAGGCGACCTCAAAAGAGAGCGAGGGGGCCACGACCGTTGCCTTCGATTTCGGCAGGCTGCAGGTGGGAGACCAAGCGGTCTACCTCTTCGGGACGCCCGGGCAGGAGCGGTTCGAATTCGTGCGGCAGATCCTCTCGCGGGGCATGGACGGTGCGATCATCGTCGTGGACGCCACCACGGGCGTGGATGCGATGACGAGGCACCTCTACGGCCAGTTGAAGGCCCTCGAGGTGCCGCTCGTCTTCATGGCGAACAAGTGCGACCGCCCCGGCGCCGAGCCCGACACCATCCGCCGGGATATGCCGGGGGAGACGGTGCACCCTATCTCTGCGCAGAATGGGGAGAACGTCCGTGCGGCACTGGATGCCTTCGTCGCGACCCTGGTTGCCAGGTAG